One Methylocaldum marinum DNA window includes the following coding sequences:
- a CDS encoding choice-of-anchor L family PEP-CTERM protein: MKKSTLALAVLGAITLSGNASALTVTASDDATALATALVGAGITISNATLVGASTQQGFFSDGAASGIGIDSGIMLTSGSVHNAPGPNNEDGTTTQTGTGSDAELSALSGFTTHDKNILEFDFETTTGDLFFSYVFASEEYNEYVNASVNDVFAFFVDGVNIALIPGTSTPVSINTVNCGYSGGGALPGSDPENCDQFVNNDIQNGGPFFDIQYDGFTKVLLASALGLSAGTHHIKLAIADAGDTILDSAVFLKAGSFSATNPNNPVPEPATLALLGAGLVGMRRFRRA, translated from the coding sequence ATGAAAAAAAGCACGTTAGCGCTCGCAGTCTTGGGGGCCATCACTTTATCCGGCAATGCTTCGGCATTGACCGTCACAGCCAGCGACGATGCCACTGCACTCGCAACCGCCTTGGTCGGTGCCGGCATTACGATCAGCAATGCCACCTTAGTCGGTGCCTCCACCCAACAAGGTTTCTTTTCCGACGGCGCCGCATCGGGCATCGGAATCGACAGCGGCATCATGCTAACCAGCGGCAGTGTGCACAATGCCCCAGGTCCTAACAATGAGGATGGCACCACCACCCAAACCGGAACCGGAAGCGATGCCGAACTATCCGCGCTTTCTGGTTTTACCACCCACGACAAAAACATTCTGGAATTCGACTTTGAAACAACCACCGGGGATCTGTTCTTCTCCTATGTGTTCGCTTCAGAGGAATATAATGAATACGTAAATGCTTCTGTGAATGACGTATTCGCTTTTTTCGTCGACGGCGTGAACATCGCACTCATTCCAGGCACCAGCACGCCGGTTTCGATCAACACCGTCAATTGCGGCTATTCCGGCGGCGGTGCCCTGCCCGGTTCGGATCCCGAGAACTGTGATCAATTCGTCAACAACGACATTCAAAATGGTGGTCCGTTCTTCGACATCCAGTATGACGGGTTCACGAAAGTCTTGTTGGCCAGCGCGCTGGGACTGTCCGCCGGTACCCACCATATCAAACTGGCGATTGCCGACGCCGGCGACACAATCTTAGACTCCGCCGTGTTCCTGAAAGCCGGAAGCTTCAGTGCGACCAATCCCAACAATCCGGTGCCGGAACCCGCCACTCTCGCCTTGCTTGGCGCCGGCCTGGTGGGGATGCGCCGTTTTCGGCGGGCCTGA
- a CDS encoding (2Fe-2S)-binding protein, with product MVALNVNGERHQVDVSGDTPLLWVLRDHLGLTGTKYGCGVAACGACTVHIDGEPARSCITPVSSVGGKQVTTIEGLSRQGDHPVQKAWIEADVPQCGYCQSGQIMAAAALLAKNPEPGDADIDTAMAGVLCRCGTYQRIRKAIHRAAAMAKGAES from the coding sequence ATGGTCGCGTTGAACGTCAACGGCGAACGTCATCAAGTGGATGTTTCCGGAGATACCCCTCTGCTCTGGGTTCTCAGGGATCACCTGGGACTCACCGGCACCAAGTACGGCTGCGGCGTGGCTGCGTGCGGCGCGTGTACCGTGCATATCGATGGAGAACCGGCCCGCTCCTGTATAACCCCCGTTTCCAGTGTAGGCGGCAAGCAAGTCACGACCATCGAAGGCTTGTCCAGGCAAGGCGATCACCCGGTGCAGAAAGCCTGGATCGAAGCGGATGTGCCGCAATGCGGCTATTGCCAGTCCGGCCAGATTATGGCGGCCGCGGCACTGCTGGCGAAAAATCCCGAACCCGGCGATGCCGATATCGATACCGCGATGGCCGGCGTTCTGTGCCGCTGCGGAACCTATCAGCGCATCCGCAAGGCGATACACCGAGCCGCGGCCATGGCAAAAGGAGCTGAGTCATGA
- a CDS encoding nucleotidyltransferase family protein, which yields MSTDPNEPKIGLILLAAGGSRRLGTPKQLLTWRGKSLLRRSAEAALASRCAPVIVVLGAEAEMLAGELRGLELRAIVNPDWEEGIGSSIRAGVSVLKDAEPEPDAALLALCDQALIEHRHLNDLAAAFSASRPSVAASRYGDAVGAPAVFHRSLFADLARLAGDQGAKKVILRHLQSAVFIDLPEGNLDIDTAEDYARLLNSMPSPNP from the coding sequence ATGTCAACCGACCCGAACGAGCCGAAAATCGGCCTGATACTGCTCGCCGCAGGCGGCTCCAGGCGCCTGGGAACGCCCAAACAACTGCTGACCTGGCGGGGTAAAAGTCTTCTGCGCCGGTCGGCCGAAGCAGCCCTGGCTTCGCGATGCGCTCCGGTGATCGTCGTTCTGGGCGCCGAGGCCGAGATGCTTGCGGGAGAACTGAGAGGACTGGAGCTACGCGCGATAGTCAATCCCGACTGGGAAGAAGGCATCGGCAGCTCGATCCGGGCGGGCGTTTCCGTCCTCAAAGACGCGGAGCCGGAACCGGACGCGGCGCTCCTGGCCTTGTGCGATCAGGCGCTGATCGAGCACCGTCATTTGAACGACCTGGCCGCGGCGTTCAGCGCTTCCCGCCCGTCCGTCGCCGCCTCCCGCTACGGCGATGCCGTCGGCGCACCGGCCGTGTTTCACCGCTCTCTTTTCGCTGATTTAGCCCGGTTGGCGGGGGATCAAGGCGCGAAGAAAGTCATCCTTCGCCACCTTCAGTCCGCCGTTTTCATCGACCTACCGGAAGGCAATCTCGACATCGATACCGCGGAAGATTATGCGCGGCTGCTAAATTCGATGCCCAGTCCCAACCCGTAA
- the greB gene encoding transcription elongation factor GreB has translation MSRWRPPSSKSSPYITAEGAEKLRAELKGLWERRADVTRHLAAAAAEGDRSENAEYIYRKKELREVDRRIRYLQKRLPELKVVAQLPPDRARVFFGAWVTLENADGEESTYRIVGADEFDPQKGWISVDSPMARALLKKAIDDDVIVNTPTGPMRCVIMDIGYE, from the coding sequence ATGTCACGGTGGCGGCCTCCATCTTCCAAATCCTCTCCCTACATCACCGCGGAAGGCGCGGAGAAGCTCAGAGCCGAGCTCAAAGGGCTGTGGGAGCGCCGCGCCGACGTGACCAGGCATCTGGCGGCCGCCGCTGCCGAAGGCGATCGTTCGGAGAATGCCGAATATATCTACCGGAAGAAAGAGCTGAGGGAGGTCGATCGTCGTATCCGCTATTTGCAGAAGCGCCTGCCGGAATTGAAGGTCGTCGCTCAATTGCCCCCGGACCGGGCGCGCGTTTTTTTCGGAGCTTGGGTGACCCTGGAAAATGCCGATGGCGAAGAATCGACCTACCGCATCGTCGGTGCCGACGAATTCGATCCGCAGAAAGGCTGGATCAGCGTCGATTCGCCCATGGCTCGGGCCTTGCTCAAGAAAGCCATCGATGACGATGTGATCGTGAACACGCCCACGGGACCCATGCGGTGCGTGATCATGGATATCGGTTACGAGTAG
- a CDS encoding phosphotransferase enzyme family protein: MNLKETANRVARRFVAEEGHLCIRPLGEGLINDTFLVTVEQPSEERFVLQRINRRVFPEPGLIMENLRVLLDHVRALQAETENSRDLKFPEIRVTREGLDFWTDPEGDFWRALGFIADTCSHDNVQDAAQAEEVGYALGRFHALTSDLDPGSLHDTLPGFHVAPGYLARFDRVMARGLGFPETAELRFARDFVEARRPVFAVLEQAELPRRVIHGDPKLNNVLFDAGSGRAASLIDLDTVKPGLVHYDLGDCLRSCCNRSGEAADDASKVTFDLDICRAILRAYFAETGDFLTEIERHYLYDAVRLLPLELGLRFLTDHLEGDRYFKVAQPGQNLERALVQFRLAETVEAREKFIRKLTDERS; this comes from the coding sequence ATGAACCTGAAAGAAACCGCGAACCGCGTCGCCCGCCGCTTCGTGGCCGAAGAGGGGCATCTTTGCATCCGGCCCTTGGGCGAAGGGCTGATCAACGATACTTTTCTGGTCACGGTGGAACAGCCGAGTGAAGAGCGGTTCGTGCTTCAGCGCATCAACCGGCGGGTGTTTCCCGAGCCCGGTCTGATCATGGAGAACCTCCGGGTTCTGCTGGATCATGTCCGGGCGCTTCAAGCCGAGACCGAAAACTCGCGCGATCTGAAGTTTCCGGAAATTCGCGTCACTCGCGAAGGACTGGACTTCTGGACCGACCCGGAGGGCGATTTCTGGCGCGCTCTCGGCTTCATTGCGGACACGTGCAGTCATGATAACGTGCAGGATGCCGCTCAGGCCGAGGAAGTGGGTTATGCCCTCGGACGCTTCCATGCGCTGACCAGCGATCTCGATCCCGGCTCCTTGCACGATACCCTGCCGGGATTTCACGTCGCACCCGGTTACCTCGCGCGGTTCGATCGCGTCATGGCCCGCGGCCTAGGGTTTCCGGAAACCGCGGAGCTTCGTTTCGCCCGGGATTTCGTCGAAGCGCGGCGCCCGGTTTTTGCCGTTTTGGAACAGGCAGAGCTTCCGCGCCGGGTCATTCACGGCGATCCCAAGCTCAATAACGTCTTGTTCGACGCGGGAAGCGGACGCGCCGCCAGTCTGATCGACCTCGACACGGTGAAACCGGGCTTGGTTCATTACGATCTGGGGGACTGCCTTCGCTCCTGCTGCAACCGATCGGGCGAAGCGGCGGACGACGCCTCGAAAGTGACTTTCGATCTCGATATCTGCCGTGCCATTTTGCGGGCGTATTTCGCCGAAACCGGCGATTTTTTGACCGAGATCGAACGCCACTATCTGTATGACGCAGTCCGGCTGCTCCCCCTGGAGCTGGGGCTGCGCTTCCTGACCGACCATCTGGAAGGTGACCGCTATTTCAAGGTGGCGCAGCCGGGACAGAACCTGGAGCGGGCCCTGGTCCAGTTCCGTTTGGCGGAAACCGTCGAGGCCCGGGAAAAATTCATCCGGAAGTTGACCGACGAACGGTCTTGA